A region of Myxococcus stipitatus DSM 14675 DNA encodes the following proteins:
- a CDS encoding sterol desaturase family protein, translating to MDATHIPDLITPAIPVFILTVVAEALWVKKLRDEGRDFAGHTVKDSLASLSMGLGNVFINVVWKFVAFAGYLALYKLTPLRVGSGVLAWVLLFFAEDLCYYWFHRIHHESRFFWASHVVHHSSQHYNLTTALRQTWTPPTSWVFWAPLALLGFSPVMIVVQQSVSLLYQYWIHTEAIVRLPRPLEWLLNTPSHHRVHHASNPRYLDKNYAGILIIWDRLFGTFEPEVEKPIYGLTKNLQTFNPVRIAFHEFASIARDAMKPGPWKQRLGYIFRNPAWKPEAPRSAPPGNPPASEPLRPSA from the coding sequence ATGGACGCCACGCACATCCCGGACCTCATCACTCCCGCGATTCCCGTCTTCATCCTGACGGTGGTGGCCGAGGCGCTGTGGGTGAAGAAGCTGCGAGACGAGGGACGCGACTTCGCGGGGCACACCGTGAAGGACTCGCTCGCCAGCCTCTCCATGGGGCTGGGCAACGTCTTCATCAACGTGGTGTGGAAGTTCGTCGCCTTCGCCGGCTACCTGGCGCTCTACAAGCTGACGCCGCTGCGCGTGGGCTCGGGCGTGCTGGCCTGGGTGCTGCTCTTCTTCGCGGAGGACCTCTGCTACTACTGGTTCCATCGCATCCACCACGAGAGCCGCTTCTTCTGGGCCTCGCACGTGGTGCACCACTCCAGCCAGCACTACAACCTGACCACCGCGCTGCGACAGACGTGGACGCCGCCGACGAGCTGGGTGTTCTGGGCACCGCTGGCGCTGCTGGGCTTCTCGCCCGTGATGATTGTCGTCCAGCAGTCGGTGAGCCTCTTGTATCAATACTGGATTCACACCGAGGCCATCGTCCGGCTGCCGCGCCCGCTGGAGTGGCTGCTCAACACGCCCTCCCATCACCGGGTGCATCACGCGTCCAACCCGCGCTACCTCGACAAGAACTACGCGGGCATCCTCATCATCTGGGACCGGCTGTTCGGCACCTTCGAGCCCGAGGTCGAGAAGCCCATCTACGGCCTCACCAAGAACCTCCAGACGTTCAACCCGGTGCGCATCGCGTTCCATGAGTTCGCCTCCATCGCGCGCGACGCGATGAAGCCGGGGCCGTGGAAGCAGCGGCTGGGCTACATCTTCCGCAATCCCGCGTGGAAGCCCGAGGCGCCGCGGTCCGCTCCGCCGGGCAATCCTCCCGCGTCGGAGCCGCTGCGGCCTTCGGCGTGA
- a CDS encoding glucose-6-phosphate isomerase, whose amino-acid sequence MTERELWERYQRYLSVVPSLGFSLDVSRMGFAADFLERMRPRLEEAFSRMEALEKGAIANPDENRRVGHYWLRAPELAPEPALSKDITSTVADIHAFAREVHEGKLKPPKAPRFTHLLLVGIGGSALGPQLVADALTSKADAMQVSFFDNTDPDGMDRVLGQLGARLAETLTVVISKSGGTKETRNGMLEAERAYKEQGLAFNKHAVAITGAGSELDQHARKQGWLRTFPMWDWVGGRTSVMSAVGLLPARLQGLDIDAMLEGAREMDVATRQRDAVKNPAALLALMWFHAGDGRGLKDMVILPYKDRLLLMSRYLQQLVMESLGKEKDLDGQVVNQGIAVYGNKGSTDQHAYVQQLREGVPNFFATFIEVLKDRDGESMEVESGTTSGDYLLGFLLGTRRALYEKGRESLTLTVPDVSARTVGALIALYERAVGLYASLVHINAYHQPGVEAGKKAATSVLAIQQKLTARLREARADARTAEQLAADIGQPDEVETVYKVLEHLAANPGRGVKRTGGPGPAEVRFQTK is encoded by the coding sequence ATGACCGAGCGTGAGCTGTGGGAGCGGTACCAGCGGTATCTGAGCGTCGTCCCGTCGCTGGGGTTCTCCCTCGACGTCTCGCGCATGGGCTTCGCGGCGGACTTCCTGGAGCGGATGCGGCCTCGGCTGGAGGAGGCGTTCTCGCGGATGGAGGCGCTGGAGAAGGGCGCCATCGCCAACCCGGATGAGAACCGCCGCGTGGGGCACTACTGGCTGCGCGCGCCGGAGCTCGCGCCCGAGCCCGCGCTGTCGAAGGACATCACGAGCACGGTGGCGGACATCCACGCGTTCGCGCGCGAGGTGCACGAGGGGAAGCTCAAGCCCCCCAAGGCGCCGCGCTTCACGCACCTGCTCCTGGTGGGCATCGGCGGGTCGGCGCTGGGGCCGCAGCTGGTCGCGGACGCGCTGACGTCGAAGGCGGACGCGATGCAGGTGTCCTTCTTCGACAACACGGACCCGGATGGGATGGACCGGGTGCTGGGGCAGCTGGGCGCGCGGCTGGCCGAGACGCTGACGGTGGTCATCAGCAAGTCCGGCGGCACGAAGGAGACGCGCAACGGCATGCTGGAGGCGGAGCGCGCGTACAAGGAGCAGGGGCTCGCCTTCAACAAGCACGCGGTGGCCATCACCGGCGCGGGCAGTGAGCTGGACCAGCACGCGCGCAAGCAGGGCTGGCTGCGCACCTTCCCCATGTGGGACTGGGTCGGGGGGCGCACGTCGGTGATGTCCGCGGTGGGGCTGTTGCCCGCGCGGCTCCAGGGCCTGGACATCGACGCGATGCTCGAGGGCGCGCGGGAGATGGACGTGGCGACGCGGCAGCGCGACGCGGTGAAGAACCCCGCGGCGCTGCTCGCGCTGATGTGGTTCCACGCGGGCGATGGGCGCGGGCTGAAGGACATGGTCATCCTGCCGTACAAGGACCGCCTGCTCCTGATGTCGCGCTACCTCCAGCAGCTCGTCATGGAGTCGCTGGGCAAGGAGAAGGACCTGGACGGCCAGGTGGTGAACCAGGGCATCGCCGTCTACGGGAACAAGGGCTCCACGGACCAGCACGCGTATGTGCAGCAGCTTCGCGAGGGGGTGCCCAACTTCTTCGCCACCTTCATCGAGGTGTTGAAGGACCGCGACGGCGAGTCGATGGAGGTCGAGAGCGGCACCACGAGCGGCGACTACCTGCTGGGCTTCCTCCTGGGAACGCGCCGCGCGCTGTACGAGAAGGGCCGCGAGTCGCTCACGCTCACGGTTCCGGACGTGAGCGCGCGCACGGTGGGCGCGCTGATTGCACTCTACGAGCGCGCGGTGGGCCTGTACGCCAGCCTCGTGCACATCAACGCGTACCATCAGCCAGGCGTCGAGGCGGGCAAGAAGGCCGCGACGAGCGTGCTGGCGATTCAGCAGAAGCTCACGGCGCGGCTGCGCGAGGCCCGCGCGGACGCTCGCACCGCGGAGCAGCTCGCCGCGGACATCGGACAGCCCGATGAGGTGGAGACCGTCTACAAGGTGCTGGAGCACCTGGCCGCGAACCCCGGGCGAGGCGTGAAGCGGACCGGTGGACCGGGGCCCGCCGAGGTGCGCTTCCAGACGAAGTGA
- a CDS encoding alpha/beta fold hydrolase, whose product MSSMHRREFLGFTTTALAATALAGCMPRGVSGASASPEGGTLNAEAYHSSRKYLDSRFGRIAYIERGTGEAALFLHGFPLNSFQWRGAIERLSPYRRCVAPDFMGLGFTEVAEGQSYSPDEQVKMLIELMDRLSIKTADVIANDSGGAIAQLLVTRHPERVRTLLLTNCDVESECPPPAVLPVIELARTGEYVDAWLAPWLADKALARSDKGIGAMCFSNPANPTDEAIEYYFGPLVRTPRGKAQAHAYTLALEANSLAGIGPELQKCKVPTRIIWGTGDTIFSQSSADYLDQTFGASRGVRRIPGAKLFFPEEYPDVIAEEARKLWGIG is encoded by the coding sequence ATGAGTTCAATGCATCGCAGGGAGTTTCTGGGTTTCACGACCACCGCACTGGCCGCCACCGCGCTCGCTGGCTGCATGCCTCGCGGAGTGAGTGGCGCGAGCGCTTCCCCGGAAGGGGGCACGCTGAACGCCGAGGCGTATCACTCCTCGCGCAAGTACCTGGACAGCCGCTTCGGGCGCATCGCCTATATCGAGCGCGGCACCGGCGAGGCCGCGCTGTTCCTGCACGGCTTTCCGCTGAACAGCTTCCAGTGGCGAGGCGCCATCGAGCGGCTGTCTCCGTATCGCCGCTGTGTCGCGCCCGACTTCATGGGGCTGGGCTTCACGGAGGTCGCGGAGGGGCAGAGCTATTCGCCGGACGAGCAGGTGAAGATGCTCATCGAGTTGATGGACCGGCTCTCCATCAAGACGGCGGATGTCATCGCGAACGACAGCGGCGGCGCCATCGCGCAGCTGCTGGTCACCCGTCATCCCGAGCGCGTGCGCACGCTGCTGCTGACCAACTGCGATGTGGAGAGCGAGTGCCCGCCTCCCGCGGTGCTGCCGGTCATCGAGCTGGCGCGCACGGGTGAGTACGTGGACGCGTGGCTGGCGCCGTGGCTCGCGGACAAGGCGCTCGCGCGTTCGGACAAGGGCATCGGGGCGATGTGCTTCTCGAACCCGGCGAACCCCACGGACGAGGCCATCGAGTACTACTTCGGTCCGCTGGTGCGCACGCCGCGCGGCAAGGCGCAGGCGCACGCGTACACGCTGGCGCTGGAGGCCAACTCGCTGGCGGGCATCGGCCCCGAGCTGCAGAAGTGCAAGGTCCCCACGCGCATCATCTGGGGAACGGGCGACACCATCTTCTCGCAGTCGAGCGCCGACTACCTCGACCAGACCTTCGGCGCGTCCCGTGGCGTGCGCCGCATTCCCGGCGCGAAGCTCTTCTTCCCCGAGGAGTACCCCGACGTCATCGCCGAGGAGGCTCGCAAGCTCTGGGGCATTGGCTGA
- a CDS encoding SDR family NAD(P)-dependent oxidoreductase produces MPGASKVWLITGSSRGLGRAFAEAALAAGDRVVATARDPGRLQELIARYPEHCVALPLDVTHRDAVFQCIEKGIAAFGQLDVVVNNAGYGLVGTIEEHSEADLRAQMETNLFGALWMTQAVLPHLRARRTGHIVQISSVGGVGSMPTFGAYNASKWALEGFSEALAAEVAPWGIRVTLVEPGSFATDWSWGSMRFAAPMPAYDELRTSLFGTSQVPWDLSHQAHDTSASPEVAARELLEHVNRETGPLRLLLGEDAPVQVRTLLDGRREDYLRNPRFQALVAR; encoded by the coding sequence ATGCCTGGGGCAAGCAAGGTCTGGCTCATCACTGGAAGCAGCCGAGGACTGGGCCGGGCGTTCGCGGAGGCGGCCCTGGCGGCGGGAGACAGGGTCGTGGCCACGGCTCGGGACCCGGGCCGGCTCCAGGAGTTGATCGCCCGATACCCGGAGCACTGCGTGGCGCTGCCGCTGGATGTGACACATCGAGACGCGGTGTTTCAGTGTATCGAGAAAGGCATTGCGGCCTTCGGGCAGCTCGACGTGGTCGTGAACAACGCGGGCTATGGGCTGGTGGGCACCATCGAGGAGCACTCCGAAGCCGACCTCCGCGCGCAGATGGAGACCAATCTGTTCGGCGCGCTGTGGATGACGCAGGCGGTGCTTCCGCACCTGCGGGCGCGACGGACGGGGCACATCGTGCAGATCTCCAGCGTGGGCGGCGTTGGGAGCATGCCGACGTTCGGCGCGTACAACGCGAGCAAGTGGGCGCTGGAGGGCTTCAGCGAGGCACTCGCCGCGGAGGTGGCGCCGTGGGGGATTCGCGTGACACTCGTCGAGCCGGGCTCGTTCGCGACGGACTGGAGCTGGGGAAGCATGCGCTTCGCCGCTCCGATGCCCGCCTATGACGAGCTGCGCACGTCCTTGTTCGGCACGAGCCAGGTCCCCTGGGACTTGAGTCACCAGGCCCACGACACCAGTGCGTCGCCCGAGGTCGCCGCGCGGGAGCTGCTCGAGCACGTGAATCGCGAGACGGGCCCGCTGCGCCTGCTCCTCGGCGAAGACGCACCGGTCCAGGTGCGAACCCTCCTGGACGGACGCCGTGAAGACTATCTGCGCAACCCGCGCTTCCAGGCGCTGGTCGCTCGCTGA
- a CDS encoding suppressor of fused domain protein, translated as MDSPELFQHDLRRTVVLGAYLRHWGMPLDRQRFSRETDIVEVYLFPATAESPVARVATVGASSFAREGGTRSEFLLVLSADLGGATFEEVAGFLMDFVLYSRRDDVEVQPGRAVPPSPLVPKSWPTRALLVDEALGEDEEFERLHLGPQHIELWWLVPLHEAEHAFIQKEGFDAFSELLDASESSPAEVHRPSLV; from the coding sequence ATGGATTCACCCGAGCTGTTTCAACACGACCTCCGGCGCACCGTCGTCCTGGGCGCCTACCTGCGGCACTGGGGCATGCCGCTCGACCGGCAGCGCTTCTCCCGGGAGACGGACATCGTCGAGGTCTACCTGTTCCCCGCCACCGCGGAGTCACCCGTCGCACGCGTCGCCACCGTCGGTGCTTCCTCTTTCGCTCGGGAGGGAGGAACGCGCTCCGAGTTCCTGCTCGTGCTGTCCGCGGACCTGGGCGGCGCGACGTTCGAGGAGGTCGCCGGCTTCCTCATGGACTTCGTCCTCTATTCGCGAAGGGACGACGTGGAGGTGCAGCCGGGCCGAGCCGTGCCCCCGTCTCCCCTGGTGCCGAAGTCCTGGCCCACGCGCGCGCTCCTCGTGGACGAGGCCCTGGGCGAAGACGAGGAGTTCGAGCGGCTCCACCTCGGTCCGCAACACATCGAGCTGTGGTGGCTCGTGCCGCTGCATGAGGCGGAGCATGCGTTCATCCAGAAGGAGGGGTTCGACGCGTTCAGTGAGCTCCTGGACGCGAGTGAATCAAGCCCCGCGGAGGTCCACCGCCCCTCGCTCGTCTGA
- a CDS encoding LysR family transcriptional regulator → MRWDDLRYLLAVARQGSLAGAARELRVDATTVGRRLAALEKALGTRLVLRGARTLGLTEEAEAVVARAREMEDSLRSLSDAVSREEKAEGTVRIAATEYLAQALLAPHLGELHARHPGLNVELVVGSDLVDLQRGDADLALRIAPPRGDALVIRKVGDMAFAMYAARAYLRRRGAPRPGDFRNHSVLAYRTTLTSGPESEELTRLTQGGRRLLQSNSTTVLREAAAAGLGVALLPCLTGERDTRLTRVGAGVLGKRPLWLALHKDLQRSPRVRAASDWVVELCKREKAGLAGTEASAR, encoded by the coding sequence ATGCGATGGGACGACTTGCGCTACCTGCTCGCCGTGGCACGCCAGGGCTCGCTCGCTGGAGCGGCTCGCGAGCTGCGAGTGGACGCCACCACGGTGGGCCGCCGCCTCGCCGCCCTGGAGAAAGCCCTGGGGACCCGGCTCGTGCTGCGCGGCGCTCGCACCCTGGGACTCACCGAGGAGGCCGAGGCCGTGGTGGCTCGCGCGCGGGAGATGGAGGACTCGCTCCGCTCGCTCTCGGATGCCGTGTCCCGCGAGGAGAAGGCGGAGGGCACCGTCCGCATCGCGGCCACCGAGTACCTGGCCCAGGCGCTGCTCGCTCCACACCTGGGGGAGCTGCATGCCCGCCATCCCGGACTCAACGTGGAGCTCGTCGTCGGCTCGGACCTGGTCGATCTCCAGCGAGGGGACGCGGACCTGGCGCTGCGAATCGCTCCGCCTCGCGGGGATGCCCTGGTGATTCGCAAGGTGGGCGACATGGCGTTCGCGATGTACGCGGCGCGAGCGTACCTGCGGCGTCGAGGAGCGCCTCGCCCGGGGGACTTCCGGAACCACTCCGTGCTGGCCTACCGGACGACGCTCACCTCGGGCCCCGAGTCCGAGGAGCTCACACGCCTCACCCAAGGTGGCCGCAGGTTGCTCCAGAGCAACAGCACCACCGTGCTGCGCGAGGCCGCGGCGGCGGGACTCGGAGTCGCGCTCCTGCCTTGTCTCACCGGAGAGCGAGACACCCGGCTGACACGAGTGGGCGCGGGTGTCCTGGGAAAGCGCCCGCTGTGGCTGGCCTTGCACAAGGACTTGCAGCGCAGCCCTCGGGTGCGCGCGGCCTCGGACTGGGTGGTGGAGCTGTGCAAGCGCGAGAAGGCCGGGCTCGCGGGGACAGAAGCCTCGGCGCGATAG